One genomic region from Streptomyces sp. NBC_01304 encodes:
- a CDS encoding effector-associated constant component EACC1, with protein sequence MEIRFELLGSATDERDEDVESLHAWLAGDEGLRGQIRIEGVKKESPAGAMGSSIEVVLAVIGVSGALAQLPPLYAAWLTGRRRGRSARLTLNGLTPGQVERVLGALGPEATWQADLTGTQLTLTGLTAGQVTRVLAALPDPGQEHAGESGDA encoded by the coding sequence ATGGAGATCAGGTTCGAGCTGCTCGGCTCCGCCACGGACGAGCGCGACGAGGATGTGGAATCCCTGCACGCCTGGCTGGCGGGTGACGAGGGGCTGCGCGGGCAGATCCGGATCGAGGGGGTCAAGAAGGAGTCCCCGGCGGGCGCGATGGGTAGCAGCATCGAGGTCGTCCTCGCGGTGATCGGCGTGTCGGGCGCACTGGCCCAGCTGCCGCCCCTGTACGCGGCGTGGCTCACCGGGCGACGCCGCGGGCGCAGCGCCCGGCTGACCCTCAACGGCCTTACCCCCGGGCAGGTCGAGCGGGTCCTTGGCGCGCTCGGGCCGGAGGCGACGTGGCAGGCGGACCTGACCGGCACCCAGCTGACCCTCACCGGTCTCACCGCCGGGCAGGTCACGCGGGTCCTGGCCGCGCTCCCGGACCCGGGGCAGGAGCACGCGGGCGAGTCGGGGGACGCCTGA
- a CDS encoding NPCBM/NEW2 domain-containing protein, which produces MRSPTWFRAAAVAAVLGLFGALAGPGGARAAEADETTVGDVTGFSHDGSTYRLTAGKAEARVSFVSAETFRIELAPDGRFTDPTGTDIVLPQGAAPATRWQDKGDRYEMATDKVTLRAYKSPLRFALLRADGTTVWSETKGLSWTKDTTTQTLARGADEQFYGAGMQNGRGNTSHRGKSVEVGVDYDWEDGGHPNSVPFYLSSAGYGVYRNTYAPNTYAFQEPVTASAKEQRFDAYYFAGTGAKGVKDVIGQYTKLTGKPFLPPLYGLEIGDADCYLHNANRGERHTLDALKVADGYLENDMPNGWMLVNDGYGCGYENLAEAATGLQDRKMQLGLWTEDGIDKLADQVKAGQRVAKLDVAWVGDGYKFALDGCKDAYKGIEDNSGARGFTWAPESWAGAQRCGVQWSGDQSGSWENIRFQIPTYAGATMSGLAYTTGDVDGIFGGSAKTYTRDLQWKSFLPAVMTMDGWAASDKQPFRYGEPYTAVNRKYLKLKESLLPYMYSYANEATKTGVGPVRPLALEYPEDPKAATDAAKYEFLTGEDFLVAPVYEDTTVRDGIYLPKGTWTDYWSGRVYEGPTTVDHYSAPLDTLPLFVKAGASVPMWPGIRSYADRTAGSPLAWDVYPQGKSSFTLYEDDGVTRQHRGGKYATQRADVEAPQRGAGDVSVRIGASKGEFEGKQTSRPYRFTVHTGDAPSGVELGDRDLPRLTSKAAYEAASQGWWYDKDDRGGVVQVKTPALRTDRPFELELDDTSAIGGAVPGAQATLAAPAGQELGAGVAGKVAVDVTAGSKDATGVRVGLDVPEGWQATPAATVERIAAGTTKRVEVQVTPAKDARPGETTLTATARYRAAGQDRTSVQRFATAVMPPPPTADTWASDMVWLKSANGYGPPERDRSNGESGAEDGHTLTLAGKTYEKGIGGHADSDIEVYAGGRCSKLTADVGIDDEINGYGEVAFSVEADGKVLWTSPKVTGASETVAVDVALDGARHVRLKITDTNGSKSGDHGDWAAAKFSCS; this is translated from the coding sequence ATGAGATCACCAACTTGGTTCAGAGCGGCGGCCGTTGCCGCCGTGCTCGGCCTGTTCGGGGCCCTCGCCGGGCCCGGCGGGGCGCGGGCGGCCGAAGCGGACGAGACGACCGTCGGCGATGTCACCGGCTTCTCCCACGACGGGAGCACCTACCGACTGACGGCCGGCAAGGCCGAGGCGCGCGTGAGTTTCGTGTCGGCCGAGACCTTCCGGATCGAGCTGGCCCCGGACGGAAGGTTCACCGACCCCACCGGCACGGACATCGTCCTGCCCCAGGGGGCGGCGCCCGCCACCCGCTGGCAGGACAAGGGCGACCGCTACGAGATGGCCACGGACAAGGTCACCCTGCGCGCCTACAAGTCACCGCTGCGCTTCGCCCTGTTGCGGGCCGACGGCACCACCGTCTGGTCCGAGACCAAGGGCCTGAGCTGGACCAAGGACACCACCACCCAGACCCTGGCGCGCGGCGCCGACGAGCAGTTCTACGGCGCGGGCATGCAGAACGGCCGGGGCAACACCTCGCACCGCGGCAAGAGCGTCGAGGTCGGCGTGGACTACGACTGGGAGGACGGCGGTCACCCCAACTCCGTGCCGTTCTACCTGTCTTCGGCGGGCTACGGCGTCTACCGCAACACGTACGCGCCGAACACGTACGCCTTCCAGGAGCCGGTGACGGCGAGCGCGAAGGAACAGCGCTTCGACGCCTACTATTTCGCCGGGACCGGCGCCAAGGGCGTCAAGGACGTCATCGGGCAGTACACCAAGCTGACCGGCAAGCCCTTCCTGCCGCCCCTGTACGGCCTGGAGATCGGCGACGCCGACTGCTATCTGCACAACGCCAACCGCGGTGAACGGCACACCCTCGACGCCCTGAAGGTCGCCGACGGCTACCTCGAGAACGACATGCCGAACGGCTGGATGCTGGTCAACGACGGCTACGGCTGCGGCTACGAGAACCTCGCCGAGGCCGCGACGGGCCTGCAGGACCGCAAGATGCAGCTCGGCCTGTGGACCGAGGACGGCATCGACAAGCTCGCCGACCAGGTCAAGGCCGGCCAGCGCGTCGCCAAGCTCGACGTGGCCTGGGTGGGCGACGGCTACAAGTTCGCACTCGACGGCTGCAAGGACGCGTACAAGGGAATCGAGGACAACAGCGGTGCGCGCGGCTTCACTTGGGCCCCGGAGAGCTGGGCCGGCGCCCAGCGCTGCGGCGTGCAGTGGTCCGGCGACCAGTCGGGCAGCTGGGAGAACATCCGCTTCCAGATCCCGACCTATGCGGGCGCCACGATGTCCGGCCTCGCCTACACGACGGGCGACGTCGACGGCATCTTCGGCGGCAGCGCCAAGACGTACACCCGCGACCTGCAGTGGAAGTCCTTCCTGCCCGCCGTGATGACGATGGACGGCTGGGCCGCCAGCGACAAGCAGCCCTTCCGGTACGGGGAGCCGTACACCGCCGTCAACCGCAAGTACCTCAAGCTCAAGGAATCACTGCTGCCCTACATGTACTCGTACGCGAACGAGGCGACGAAGACCGGCGTCGGGCCGGTCCGCCCGCTCGCGCTCGAATACCCCGAGGACCCGAAGGCCGCGACGGACGCCGCCAAGTACGAGTTCCTGACCGGCGAGGACTTCCTCGTCGCGCCCGTCTATGAGGACACGACCGTCCGCGACGGCATCTATCTGCCGAAGGGCACCTGGACCGACTACTGGAGCGGCCGCGTCTACGAGGGCCCGACCACCGTCGACCACTACAGCGCACCCCTCGACACCCTCCCCCTGTTCGTGAAGGCCGGGGCGAGCGTCCCGATGTGGCCGGGCATCCGCTCGTACGCGGACCGCACCGCCGGCTCCCCGCTGGCCTGGGACGTCTACCCCCAGGGCAAGTCGTCGTTCACGCTGTACGAGGACGACGGCGTCACCCGTCAGCACCGGGGCGGCAAATACGCCACCCAGCGCGCCGACGTCGAGGCCCCGCAGCGGGGCGCGGGCGACGTGTCCGTGCGGATCGGTGCGAGCAAGGGCGAGTTCGAGGGCAAGCAGACCTCGCGGCCGTACCGGTTCACCGTGCACACCGGCGACGCGCCGAGCGGTGTGGAGCTCGGCGACCGCGACCTGCCGCGCCTGACGTCGAAGGCCGCGTACGAGGCCGCCTCCCAGGGCTGGTGGTACGACAAGGACGACCGCGGTGGCGTCGTCCAGGTCAAGACGCCCGCGCTGCGCACCGACCGGCCCTTCGAGCTGGAGCTGGACGACACCAGCGCCATCGGCGGCGCGGTCCCCGGTGCCCAGGCCACCCTCGCCGCCCCCGCCGGGCAGGAGCTCGGCGCGGGAGTCGCCGGGAAGGTCGCCGTCGATGTCACGGCCGGCAGCAAGGACGCCACCGGTGTCCGGGTCGGCCTCGACGTCCCGGAAGGCTGGCAGGCGACGCCCGCCGCGACCGTCGAGCGCATTGCCGCCGGGACCACGAAGCGCGTCGAGGTGCAGGTCACCCCGGCCAAGGACGCGCGCCCCGGCGAGACCACGCTCACCGCGACCGCCCGCTATCGCGCGGCGGGGCAGGACCGCACCTCCGTACAACGGTTCGCGACCGCCGTCATGCCACCGCCACCGACCGCCGACACCTGGGCGAGCGACATGGTGTGGCTCAAGTCCGCCAACGGCTACGGCCCGCCGGAACGCGACCGCAGCAACGGTGAGTCGGGTGCCGAGGACGGACACACCCTGACGCTGGCCGGGAAGACGTACGAGAAGGGCATCGGCGGGCATGCCGACTCCGACATCGAGGTCTACGCCGGCGGCCGCTGCTCCAAGCTGACCGCCGACGTCGGCATCGACGACGAGATCAACGGCTATGGCGAGGTGGCCTTCTCCGTCGAGGCGGACGGCAAGGTGCTGTGGACCTCACCCAAGGTCACCGGGGCCTCGGAGACCGTGGCGGTGGATGTGGCGCTGGACGGTGCACGGCACGTACGGCTGAAGATCACCGATACGAATGGCTCCAAGAGCGGCGACCACGGGGACTGGGCAGCGGCGAAGTTCAGCTGTTCGTGA
- a CDS encoding caspase, EACC1-associated type: protein MPAEARPEKIDPARSVCVLIGVSDYTELQPLRSVKESLKQLRSALTDDNLWGIPDDDEHLVEVAEPATHSKLIDPIIAAAERAEDTLLVYYAGHGQVDDHDDQLYLTLPGSVENGTFASVHSRYIREAMRDHGSARRRILLLDCCYSGRMLGDPMSATDRGVKAAMEVLKEPGGSYVEGSYVMASAARNRLSHAPNARHSTLFTGALVKTMREGIEGGPQMLTLGTLFPRVKATMRDMQPKLYQEPQSRDINGVSNIDFIRNMAVLPPPEPQPPAPPPQRRSRRGWLVAGAAGVALGLTAGLLIDRWPTSAPLYGACSDQATLLDHSDALDKVEMSNESVVGLSGIALSPDPGEKNRALTVTDTVPPHLFPLTLGTATDLDPEVEVATTLRKRGGAEFGRYEFDGEALVLEQSGKTVLVASETEPSIRRFDLATGHQSGEIPVPAQFKPGAKGGAQSGRTIESLAVSPDGRHLYAGLEAPLSLDGDNRGSGILRIQRYAGTPGSTYEPDKQYAFLAAPGLHLTELLAVGDDQLLALQRQYVEGVGNAVKVVSLSLKGARTFDPAKPLYREGADKYLHSTDLFDLQDCPAGDPGEVAAKVAQPNPLLGNVEGMALGEKWTSGEHKGRYPLYLVSDDNGSKDQITRLYSFAVELPSPH, encoded by the coding sequence ATGCCCGCGGAGGCACGCCCCGAGAAGATCGACCCGGCACGCTCCGTCTGCGTACTGATCGGAGTCAGCGACTACACGGAGCTCCAGCCGCTGAGAAGCGTCAAGGAGAGCCTGAAGCAACTTCGTTCGGCACTGACCGACGACAACCTCTGGGGCATCCCCGACGACGACGAGCACCTGGTGGAGGTGGCGGAGCCGGCCACCCACAGCAAACTGATCGACCCGATCATCGCGGCCGCGGAGCGGGCCGAGGACACCCTGCTCGTCTACTACGCCGGGCACGGGCAGGTCGACGACCACGACGACCAGCTGTATCTGACGCTGCCGGGCTCCGTGGAGAACGGGACGTTCGCCTCGGTGCACTCCCGGTACATCCGTGAGGCCATGCGCGACCACGGCTCCGCCCGCCGCCGGATCCTGCTCCTCGACTGTTGCTACAGCGGTCGCATGCTGGGGGATCCGATGTCCGCCACCGACCGCGGCGTGAAGGCCGCCATGGAGGTCCTGAAGGAACCCGGCGGGTCCTACGTCGAGGGCTCGTACGTGATGGCCTCCGCCGCCCGCAACAGGCTCTCCCACGCGCCGAACGCCCGGCACAGCACCCTGTTCACCGGCGCGCTGGTGAAGACCATGCGCGAAGGCATCGAGGGCGGGCCGCAGATGCTGACCCTCGGCACGCTCTTCCCCCGGGTCAAGGCGACGATGCGGGACATGCAGCCCAAGCTCTATCAGGAGCCGCAGTCCCGGGACATCAACGGTGTGAGCAACATCGACTTCATCCGGAACATGGCGGTGCTGCCGCCTCCCGAGCCGCAGCCTCCGGCGCCGCCCCCGCAGCGTCGCTCTCGCCGCGGGTGGCTGGTGGCGGGGGCGGCGGGTGTCGCACTGGGGCTGACTGCCGGTCTGCTGATCGACCGCTGGCCGACTTCCGCGCCCCTGTACGGAGCGTGCTCCGACCAGGCAACGCTGCTCGACCACTCGGACGCTCTCGACAAGGTCGAGATGAGCAACGAATCGGTGGTCGGCCTGTCCGGGATCGCGCTGTCGCCGGACCCGGGCGAGAAGAACAGGGCGCTGACGGTCACGGACACCGTTCCGCCCCATCTCTTCCCGCTGACCCTCGGCACGGCGACGGATCTGGACCCCGAGGTCGAGGTGGCCACGACCCTGCGCAAGCGCGGAGGTGCCGAGTTCGGCAGGTACGAATTCGACGGTGAGGCCCTGGTCCTGGAGCAGAGCGGCAAGACCGTCCTCGTCGCTTCGGAGACCGAGCCGTCCATCCGCCGCTTCGACCTGGCCACGGGACACCAGAGCGGCGAGATTCCCGTCCCTGCCCAGTTCAAGCCGGGCGCGAAGGGCGGCGCGCAGTCGGGCCGCACCATCGAGTCGCTCGCGGTCAGCCCCGACGGCCGCCATCTGTACGCGGGCCTCGAGGCTCCGCTCTCCCTCGACGGCGACAACCGGGGAAGCGGCATTCTGCGCATCCAGCGCTACGCGGGAACCCCCGGTAGCACCTACGAGCCGGACAAGCAGTACGCCTTCCTGGCGGCACCGGGCCTGCACCTGACCGAGCTCCTCGCGGTCGGCGACGACCAACTCCTCGCGCTGCAGCGGCAGTACGTCGAAGGGGTGGGCAACGCGGTCAAGGTCGTGAGCCTGTCGCTCAAGGGTGCGCGGACCTTCGACCCGGCCAAGCCCCTCTACCGGGAGGGGGCGGACAAGTACCTGCACTCCACGGACCTCTTCGACCTGCAGGACTGCCCTGCGGGCGATCCCGGCGAGGTGGCGGCGAAGGTGGCCCAGCCCAACCCGCTGCTCGGCAATGTCGAAGGCATGGCGCTCGGCGAGAAGTGGACCTCGGGCGAGCACAAGGGGCGATATCCGCTCTACCTGGTCTCGGACGACAACGGCAGCAAGGACCAGATCACCAGGCTCTACTCCTTCGCGGTCGAGCTGCCGTCCCCCCACTGA
- a CDS encoding dihydrofolate reductase family protein, whose product MGKVLYSMMVSLDGCIEDRDGSIEFSAPDPEVHRMANQQAHEASAMLFGRRMYEAMEEPWTAAARKDDLPEVEAEFARIYLATPRFVFSDTLREVPAGVQLVRSDEAVATVERLKRDSEGDLDLGGAGLAASLLDLVDEFRLYVMPVLVGGGKPYYPVGAGQLRLRLAEQRSFASGAVYLRYEREG is encoded by the coding sequence ATGGGCAAGGTCCTGTACTCGATGATGGTGTCGCTGGACGGCTGCATCGAGGACCGCGACGGCAGCATCGAGTTCTCCGCGCCGGATCCCGAAGTGCACCGGATGGCCAACCAGCAGGCCCATGAGGCCTCGGCGATGCTGTTCGGGCGGCGGATGTACGAGGCGATGGAGGAGCCCTGGACGGCGGCCGCCCGCAAGGACGATCTGCCCGAGGTGGAGGCGGAGTTCGCGCGGATCTACCTGGCGACGCCGAGGTTCGTCTTCTCCGACACCCTGCGCGAGGTTCCGGCGGGCGTCCAACTGGTGCGCAGCGACGAGGCGGTGGCCACGGTGGAGCGCCTCAAGCGGGACTCCGAGGGCGATCTGGATCTGGGCGGGGCGGGGCTCGCCGCTTCGCTGCTCGACCTGGTCGACGAGTTCCGGCTCTATGTGATGCCGGTCCTGGTGGGCGGCGGCAAGCCGTACTACCCGGTCGGCGCCGGGCAGTTGAGGCTGCGCCTGGCCGAGCAGCGGTCCTTCGCTTCGGGCGCCGTGTATCTGCGGTACGAGCGCGAGGGCTGA
- a CDS encoding EamA family transporter, producing the protein MTSTPVHGSTAGPAASAAATVPASAASAAPASASASASTEAAPLVQRHAPGRGTLGGVGLVLAGAVSVQFGSAFAALLFPRAGAFGTVALRVTLAAVLLLVVVRPRLRGYSRGDWAVACGYGLALGGMNILFYQALDRIPLGAAVTIEVLGPLLLSVVVSRRPASLLWAALALAGVYLLGSGGDGFGELDLVGVAFALAAGAMWAAYIVQGGRAGARFPRLDGLAIAMAVAALVSLPLGIGSAGAALLEPGVLVLGLAIAVMSSGVPYTLELLALRRLPAATFAVLASLSPALAALAGYLILDQGLSLTQCAAIALVVTASVGAVRMTKR; encoded by the coding sequence ATGACATCCACCCCGGTGCACGGCTCAACCGCGGGGCCGGCCGCTTCGGCCGCCGCCACCGTGCCTGCTTCCGCCGCTTCCGCCGCACCCGCGTCGGCCTCGGCCTCCGCGTCGACCGAGGCCGCGCCGCTCGTCCAACGGCACGCCCCGGGGCGCGGCACCCTCGGCGGCGTCGGCCTGGTGCTCGCCGGGGCGGTGTCCGTCCAGTTCGGGTCGGCCTTCGCCGCGCTGCTGTTCCCGCGGGCCGGGGCGTTCGGCACGGTGGCGCTGCGGGTGACGCTGGCCGCGGTGCTGCTGCTCGTCGTCGTGCGGCCACGGCTGCGCGGCTACTCGCGCGGCGACTGGGCGGTGGCCTGTGGGTACGGCCTTGCCCTCGGCGGCATGAACATCCTCTTCTACCAGGCCCTCGACCGGATCCCGCTCGGCGCGGCGGTCACGATCGAAGTGCTCGGGCCGCTGCTCCTGTCCGTCGTCGTCTCGCGCCGCCCCGCCAGCCTGCTCTGGGCCGCGCTCGCCCTCGCCGGGGTCTATCTGCTCGGCAGCGGCGGCGACGGCTTCGGTGAACTCGACCTCGTGGGCGTGGCGTTCGCCCTTGCCGCCGGGGCGATGTGGGCGGCGTACATCGTGCAGGGCGGCCGTGCGGGCGCCCGCTTCCCCCGCCTGGACGGTCTCGCGATCGCGATGGCCGTCGCCGCGCTGGTCAGCCTGCCGTTGGGCATCGGCTCCGCGGGCGCGGCCCTGCTGGAACCAGGGGTGCTCGTCCTCGGCCTGGCCATCGCGGTGATGTCCTCGGGCGTGCCGTACACCTTGGAGCTGCTCGCCCTGCGCCGGCTGCCCGCGGCGACCTTCGCAGTCCTTGCGAGCCTGTCGCCCGCCCTGGCCGCCCTGGCGGGCTATCTGATCCTCGACCAGGGGCTGTCGCTGACGCAGTGCGCGGCGATCGCGCTGGTGGTCACGGCGAGCGTGGGTGCGGTGCGCATGACCAAGCGGTGA
- a CDS encoding LysR family transcriptional regulator → MTIELRHLRAFLAIAEEGNVTRAATRLHVGQPALSRTLRQLESHLGARLVDRSTHHLELTAEGRTFREKAAAALAAVETALDPDGLRSWPLRLGHTWAALGDHTIPLLRRWDETHPGTPLELLRIDDRAAGLTQGKVDAALLRGAVTSAGLRTELLLMEERMVVVPTDSPLAALPRVTLADLAAYPIALNTVSGTTTPALWPPTARPTSTIEVTNTDEWLMAIAAGRAVGVTTSATASNHAHPSLVYRPLADAPTVPVVLAWRDGLGHPAIADLVALAHEVIAKAP, encoded by the coding sequence ATGACCATCGAGCTGCGGCATCTGCGCGCCTTCCTCGCCATCGCCGAGGAGGGCAACGTCACCCGGGCCGCGACCCGCCTGCACGTGGGCCAGCCCGCGCTCTCGCGCACCCTGCGCCAGCTCGAAAGCCATCTGGGCGCGCGTCTCGTCGACCGCTCCACCCACCACCTGGAGCTGACCGCCGAGGGCCGTACCTTCCGCGAGAAGGCCGCCGCCGCGCTCGCCGCCGTCGAGACCGCCCTGGACCCCGACGGACTGCGCAGCTGGCCGCTGCGCCTGGGCCACACCTGGGCGGCGCTCGGCGACCACACGATCCCGTTGCTGCGCCGCTGGGACGAGACCCATCCGGGCACCCCGCTGGAGCTCCTTCGCATCGACGACCGCGCGGCGGGCCTCACCCAGGGCAAGGTCGACGCGGCCCTGCTGCGCGGCGCGGTCACCTCGGCGGGGCTTCGTACGGAGCTGCTCCTGATGGAGGAGCGCATGGTGGTCGTGCCGACGGACAGCCCGCTGGCGGCGCTTCCCCGGGTCACCCTGGCGGACCTCGCCGCGTATCCGATCGCCCTCAACACCGTCTCCGGCACGACGACGCCGGCCCTGTGGCCGCCGACGGCCCGCCCCACCTCGACCATCGAGGTCACCAACACCGACGAGTGGCTGATGGCGATCGCCGCGGGCCGCGCCGTGGGGGTCACGACCTCGGCCACCGCGAGCAACCACGCGCACCCCTCCCTGGTCTACCGCCCGCTCGCGGACGCCCCCACCGTGCCAGTGGTCCTGGCCTGGCGCGACGGGCTCGGGCACCCGGCGATCGCGGACCTGGTGGCGCTCGCCCACGAGGTGATCGCCAAGGCGCCGTAA